The following is a genomic window from Lujinxingia vulgaris.
TTTGGCATCGCCGACCGCATCGCCATGCTCTACAAGGGCAAGCTCATCCTCGATGGCAGTCAGCAGGCCTTCAAGGAGAGCGATAACCCGATTGTTCAACAGTTTATCAAAGGGCTGCCTGACGGCCCCATGGAAGTCTAACCTCACCGGTGTGCTGACCGGGGATGAGCAGGGTTGATAATTTCGGCTCTCCCGGGTGAGAATGCGCCTCATTTCGCGTCGCACTTACGCCACCCTTTTCGGGATCTTCTCGATGCAGAAAAAAGAAACCGCCATTGAAGTTAAGGTCGGGGCGCTCGTCCTGCTTGCGACCGCTCTGCTGGTCGCCTTCGTGTTCCTTCTGGGCGACTTCCGCCTCTCCAGCGGCCATCAAATCCACGTGCAGTTCAGCACCTCCGGCGGCCTCAAAACCGGCGCCGACGTGGCGCTCTCGGGCATAAACGTGGGCTCGGTCTCGAAGATGGAGTTTGTGCGAAACGACGACCCGGCAAGCGGCCTTCCAGCCGTTGCGGTTCAGGCTTCGCTGGACATCGACGCGCAGTACGCCGACTCCATCCGCGAGAACAGCAAGTTCTACATCACCACGCGCGGCGTTCTGGGTGAGCCCTACGTGGAGATCATCACGGAAAACTTCGACGGGGCCGCCCTGGCCAGTGGCGAGACGATCCGCGGGGTAGACCCGCCGCGTATGGAAATCCTACTGGGCCAGGCCTCGGAGGTGCTCGAGACGATGACCGAGATCCTCAACGACGAAGATCAAGACGTGGGCGCGCTGGTCGCCAACGCCACCCACTTCTTCGGAGTTGTCGGCGACGCGGTCGGCGAGAACCGCGACGAACTCGATTCGGCGATCGAAGGGCTTAATACGACCACGACCGAAGCCTCCAAATTGCTCTCCGCGATCAACGTCGCCGTGGGCGATGGGCAGCAACTTCGCACCATCGTCAACGACGCCGGAGCCACCGCCGCGAGCGCCCGCCGGATGACCGGTCGACTCAGCGGCCAGATCGATCCTGTGATGGCCGATGTTACCCAGACCGCCGCCAATGCCCGCGAG
Proteins encoded in this region:
- a CDS encoding MlaD family protein, which gives rise to MQKKETAIEVKVGALVLLATALLVAFVFLLGDFRLSSGHQIHVQFSTSGGLKTGADVALSGINVGSVSKMEFVRNDDPASGLPAVAVQASLDIDAQYADSIRENSKFYITTRGVLGEPYVEIITENFDGAALASGETIRGVDPPRMEILLGQASEVLETMTEILNDEDQDVGALVANATHFFGVVGDAVGENRDELDSAIEGLNTTTTEASKLLSAINVAVGDGQQLRTIVNDAGATAASARRMTGRLSGQIDPVMADVTQTAANAREISEVTRRLLVDNEGRIVAVLDDAETSVDNLRQVSDQAVTLVDGVAAGEGTLGALLVEREVYEDLKDLLRVIKQQPWKILWKE